The Dehalococcoides mccartyi CG5 genome contains the following window.
AGTTCAGTGTTTGCCTTGATAACTCCGTTTTCGGCGGGTATTTTCAGGTCCAGCCTGCGGGTTACTATTTGGCCGGGTATTACCTCTATTACCGGTATTTGGGGCTGGATGGTTTTCAGAATCAGGTCTTCGGTATCAAAGGGCCTTATATGGATACTATTAAGGAGTGATTTGGGTATGCGGCTTTGGGGTTTAAATAAAGCCTGGCCTTTTTCCGCTACCAGTTTACCTTTGTGAAAGACCATATCTATATCCAGTTGCTCAAGGTTTTGGCAAACTATCATATTGGCCAGATATCCGGGTGCAATTGCCCCATGACCCTGCAAATGGAAATATTCGGCGGTATTTATACTGGCTAACTGGATAGCCCTTACGGGGTCAAGTCCCAGACGGATAGCTTTGCGTACCACCGCATCAATATCCCCGTCACTTTTCAGATCAGCACAACTTCGGTCATCCACCACAAAAAGGCAGCGTTTGTAGGTTTGGTCAGTTACCAGCGGTAAAAGCTCTGCCAGATTTTTTTCTGAAGAACCTTCCCGTATCATTATATACATGCCGCGAGCCAGTTTTTCTTTGGCTTCGGCAAGGTGGATGCATTCATGGTCAGAGTGGATTCCGGCAGATATATAGGCATTCAGGTCTTTACCTGACAGACCGGGGGCATGTCCGTCCATCACTTTGCCCGTGGCGGCGATAATCTTGTCCAGTACCGAAGGAACACCAAAGAGCACTCCGGGGAAATTCATCATTTCTCCCAGTCCGGTTACGTTTGGAAGACGGAGCAAGTCGGCTACATCTTGGGAGTTTATCTCCGCTCCGGCAGTTTCCAGATGGGTGGCAGGTACGCAAGAAGGTACCTGTAAAAAAATGCTCAAAGGTAAATCTGCTGAGGCATCCAAGACATAATCAATGCCCTCTTTACCGCAGACATTACTAATCTCATGCAAGTCTGTTATTAATGCCAAAGTACCGTTGGAGACTACTGCTCTGGCATATTGGGCAATATCCAGCATAGAGCTTTCCACATGGGTATGGCCGTTTATGAGTCCGGGGAGAAGATAAGCCCCCTTCAGGTCTATCACCTCTTTGCCATGCCTGTAGTCACCCACGCCGGCTATCTTGCCGTCAAAAACTGCCACATTGGTTTGTTCTATTTCGGCGTTAAATACATTTATAACTCGGGCATTTAAAAGCACCAAGTCGGCTTCGGTTTCGCCTCTGGCAACTTTTATCAACTGGCTAAGGTTTGTCTGCATCCGGTTTTTCCTCCAGAGCAAATATTTCGGGCAACTGGCGGTAGCATTCTGCCCAGTCCAGTCCGTAACCTACCAGAAACTTGTCCTCAACTTCGCAGCCCAGATAGTCTATTTCTACCGGACAGACTCTTCGGCTGGGTTTACTGAGAAGGGCGCACAGCTTCACAGAGTTTGTGCGGCGTTTTTTCAGATACTTTAGCAGGTAAGAAACAGTTAACCCTGAATCTACAATATCTTCAATCACCAGTATATCTTTTTCCGCGATATCCCGGTTAAGCGGTCTGGTCAGGTGTACTTTGCCACAGCTTTGAGTATTTTTGCCATAGCTGGCCAGACCTACAAAATCCAGTTCAACCGGCATATTCAGGCGGCGGACAAGGTCAGCCATAAAGACAAAAGATCCCTTGAGTACGCCTATAACTACCAGAGGTCTATCCTTGAAATCACGGTTAATCTCATAGGCCAAACGCTCAAGATAAACTTCTATTTCAGTCTTGGGAATAAAAAGTGAAAGTTTCATCCTGTTCATCATCTGGTTGTGATTATAGCCTGCAAATCTCCACCTGTCTAGAAACAGGGGTATTTTTGTTGGTATCTGCCGTTTGTTATTTCAAGCCTAACCTTGGAGTATAAAATACGTTATAGGAAAAGGTGGCTGATTTGGCTTTTTGGGGAGGTGTTTACGGGTGTAGCTTTTTGGGCAACAGGATTGCCTAAACTTTAGTTCTGCAATTATAAGTTTTAAAGCTAAATGGTATGCTTCGGGGAAAAAGAGTGTTATAATTTGTCAGCTAAATTGATAGATAACGAGGATTTTATGAAGTGTTTGAATTGTTCCCGTGATTTTGAGGATAATCTGGTTGAATCGGGTTTGCTGTTTTGCCCTTTCTGCGGGGTTGGCCAGCCCAGAGGTTCCCAAAACCCTGATATCAATAATATGACTTTTTGCAGTTGCGGTCAGGGTATTGTTGGTAAAGTAAATTATTGCCCGGGTTGCGGGCAGATGTTAAACCCTGATGCCCCTCCGCTTGAACTAACCGGCCGTCTCTACAAGAACACAACCCGCCGTGAAACAGCCGACAAGACCCCGCCAGTGGTTCAGGAAATCCCTGAAGATACCGAATATGAAAATGATGAACAGTTAGAGTTTGCCCGTAGGCCACAGGTTTACCGGGATAATGAAGAAACTCCCCCTTCTGCCAGACCTGCCAGGCAAGCCTATCCCTATTATGACCAGCATGAAGAACGGTCTCGTAGCCGTACGTCCCGCCGTTATGCCGCTGATGATGATTATTATGAAGATGAAGAGCCTATTCGTTACCGCAATTCCCGCCGCCCTGCTAAGGCCTACCGCGAAGAACGCAGTTACCGGCCTAACCGCCGAAATGATGTAATGCCGCTCCTTGTGGTACTTTTGATTGCCGGAGTGGGTGTACTGGGCTATGGTATTTATCTGCTCATTCAAAACTTTATCGGCAGTTAGGCATCTTAATCTGTCCTTAATATTATTGATATATAATCAATCTTTATATCAGGGTTGATTATTCCCTTTTACTGCAAATAGAGAAAGGAAACAGATGGTTATTCAAGTGCAAAATCTGGTAAAGGTCTACGGCTCGATTCGGGCAGTGGACGGTATCAGTTTTGAGGTTAAAAAAGGTGAAGTTTTTGGCATGCTTGGTCCTAACGGGGCTGGCAAAACTACCACTGCTGAAATCATTGAAGGTTTGCGTGATGCAGATTCCGGCAGTGTCAGTGTAATGGGTTTGGACGTGCGTAAACAACGTGACCAGATTAAGCAGCTTATCGGTATCCAGCTGCAGGCTCCGGCCTTGTTACCTCTATTAAATGTAGAGGAAATACTTAAACTCTTTACCTCTTTCTATCGTAATTCAGTGCCGGTGGAAAAACTGCTGGACATGGTGTCTCTTACCGAGAGCCGCAAGGTGCTTTCCAAAAATCTTTCAGGCGGTCAGCAACAGCGTTTGTCGGTTGCTATGGCTATGGTAAATAATCCGGAGATTACATTTTTGGATGAACCTACCACAGGGCTTGACCCTCAGGCTCGGCGTGGTTTGTGGTCAGTGATTGAAGAGCTGCGTTCCCAAGGGAAAACAGTTTTCCTTACCACCCATTATATGGATGAGGCTGAAAGGCTTTGTGACCGTATTGCGGTAGTAGACCATGGCAAGATAATAGCTTTGGATACTCCTAAAAAACTTATCTCAGGCAACTTTAAAGAAAGCGCTATTGAGTTCGAAATGGAACCTGTTCCTTCAGGCGAACTTCTGGGTTCTTTCCCCTGTGTGACCAGTGCGTCTGTAGAAGGGTTTGAAGTTATTTTGTACTCAAATAATGTCCCCAAAACTATGGGTGCCATACTTGATTATGCAGACAAAAACAGGGGTAATACCGAACTGCGTAATTTGCATGTTCGTCAGGCCACTCTGGAAGATGTATTTTTGAAGCTGACTGGCAGGAAGATACGGGAATGAACTCATTTATTAGCATGCTAAACGCCAATTTCAAGCAATTTCTTCGGGACAAGACCGCTTTGTTTTTTACACTGGCTTTTCCGGTACTGTTTATTATTATGTTTGGGTTGGTTTTCAGCGGCACAGACAAGATTAGCTATGATGTTGCTCTGGTAAACGAAGACAATTCCCAGATAAGTCAGGGTATCACCGAGGCTTTCAGCCAGGTAACCATCTTTTCGGTAAAAGACAGCCCCCGTGATGAAAGCCTGCAACTGCTCAAAGACGGTAAACTGAAGGCCGTTATAATAATACCTGAGGGTTTGGGAATAGCTGCTCTGTCAGGACAAACTACCGATATCCAAGTTTACTATGATGGTTCTCAAACCAACGTAAATCAGATTCTATTGCCGGTGATTAAAGAAATACTCCAGACCATAAACCGTGAGATAACCCAGACGCCTGTTTTATTTCAAATCAGTGAAGAAACTATCCAGACCAAAGATATGAGCATGATGAGTTTCTTTATACCGGGCGTACTGGCTATGTCCATTATGTTTCTGGGACTTTACTCTGCCATGCCGCTTATACAGCAGAGGGAAAAGAAGATTTTAAAACGGCTGGGGGCTTCCCCTATTTCCCGTTCCACTATTATATTCAGTCAGGTGGTTCTCAGACTGGGGCTGGCAGTACTTCAGACTATTATTATTATAGTCATAGGCCAGCTTATGTTTGGCGTGGAAATTTTGGGTAACTGGTGGCTTCTCTTGGGGCTGGTGATGCTGGGTACACTTTCATTTATCAGTTTGGGGTTTCTGGTGGCCTCGCTTGCCAAGACCGAAGAAGGTGCTATGCCCATCGTTCAGCTTATTCAGTTCCCCATGATGTTCCTTTCCGGTATTTTCTTCCCGCTGGAATTCATGCCTGATTTTATGCGTCCGGTGGTAAACGCTTTACCGCTTACCTATCTGGGAGATGCTTTCAGACAGGTAATGGTGGATGGCGCACCCGCTTTTCCGCTGGGAGTTGATTTACTGGTAGTCACAGGCTGGCTGGTGGTCTGTATGGCTGTATCAATCCGCTTTTTCCGCTGGGAATAAGCAATACAGAAAAGTGCAAATATTAAAGGCCGGGTTAAATCCCCGGCCTTGGTTTTTCAAGACTATTTTGGGGTTATCTGTTTTACAGAATCAGCATGGCATCACCAAAGCTGTAAAAACGGTAATGCTCGCTTATGGCCTTTTCATAAGCTTTCCGGAGAAATGGCCAGCCGGCAAAGGCAGAAGTAAGCATAAGGGGGGTAGAACGCGGGAGGTGGAAATTGGTAATAAAACAGTCTGCCACCCTAAATTTATACCCCGGGAGAATAAATAAATCTGCCCAGCCGGAATAAGATGTGATAAGGCTGGTCTGGCTCAGATGAGAAGCCTGTTCCACCAGTCTGGTTGCCGAAGTGCCTACGCAAAATACCCGTTTGCCGGTTTCTTTGGCACAACAGATAGCCGAAGCTGTTTCCTTGCTTAATATCCCGTATTCGCGGTGGATTTTATGGTCTTTTGGGTCTTCTTCCTTGACCGGGCGAAAGGTATCCAGCCCTATATGCAGGGTTACATAAGTGCATATTACTCCCATTTCAGTCAGCCGCTTTAATAACTCTGGGGTAAAATGAAGCCCCGCGGTGGGTGCGGCTACACTGCCGTTGGTCAGGGCGTACACTGTCTGGTAGCGTTCAGGGTCTGCAACA
Protein-coding sequences here:
- a CDS encoding ABC transporter permease, translating into MNSFISMLNANFKQFLRDKTALFFTLAFPVLFIIMFGLVFSGTDKISYDVALVNEDNSQISQGITEAFSQVTIFSVKDSPRDESLQLLKDGKLKAVIIIPEGLGIAALSGQTTDIQVYYDGSQTNVNQILLPVIKEILQTINREITQTPVLFQISEETIQTKDMSMMSFFIPGVLAMSIMFLGLYSAMPLIQQREKKILKRLGASPISRSTIIFSQVVLRLGLAVLQTIIIIVIGQLMFGVEILGNWWLLLGLVMLGTLSFISLGFLVASLAKTEEGAMPIVQLIQFPMMFLSGIFFPLEFMPDFMRPVVNALPLTYLGDAFRQVMVDGAPAFPLGVDLLVVTGWLVVCMAVSIRFFRWE
- a CDS encoding ABC transporter ATP-binding protein, whose amino-acid sequence is MVIQVQNLVKVYGSIRAVDGISFEVKKGEVFGMLGPNGAGKTTTAEIIEGLRDADSGSVSVMGLDVRKQRDQIKQLIGIQLQAPALLPLLNVEEILKLFTSFYRNSVPVEKLLDMVSLTESRKVLSKNLSGGQQQRLSVAMAMVNNPEITFLDEPTTGLDPQARRGLWSVIEELRSQGKTVFLTTHYMDEAERLCDRIAVVDHGKIIALDTPKKLISGNFKESAIEFEMEPVPSGELLGSFPCVTSASVEGFEVILYSNNVPKTMGAILDYADKNRGNTELRNLHVRQATLEDVFLKLTGRKIRE
- the ade gene encoding adenine deaminase, with product MQTNLSQLIKVARGETEADLVLLNARVINVFNAEIEQTNVAVFDGKIAGVGDYRHGKEVIDLKGAYLLPGLINGHTHVESSMLDIAQYARAVVSNGTLALITDLHEISNVCGKEGIDYVLDASADLPLSIFLQVPSCVPATHLETAGAEINSQDVADLLRLPNVTGLGEMMNFPGVLFGVPSVLDKIIAATGKVMDGHAPGLSGKDLNAYISAGIHSDHECIHLAEAKEKLARGMYIMIREGSSEKNLAELLPLVTDQTYKRCLFVVDDRSCADLKSDGDIDAVVRKAIRLGLDPVRAIQLASINTAEYFHLQGHGAIAPGYLANMIVCQNLEQLDIDMVFHKGKLVAEKGQALFKPQSRIPKSLLNSIHIRPFDTEDLILKTIQPQIPVIEVIPGQIVTRRLDLKIPAENGVIKANTELDLLKIVVMERHHQSGNMGHGLIRGFGLKKGAIASSVAHDSHNVVAVGTNDADLYTAIKELERINGGIALAVDGQVTASVSLPVAGLLSTKPLEEVVTELEEINNQVAKLGCKLSTPFATLSFMALPVIPELRLTDLGLVDVKTFKLIPQET
- the queA gene encoding tRNA preQ1(34) S-adenosylmethionine ribosyltransferase-isomerase QueA, whose translation is MKTSDFDYNLPQEYIAQKPAEPRDSSRLLVLNRQSEELTNRIFGEITDYFKPGDVLVMNDSRVLPARIKGIKQDTSAKIEILLLKRDGEGCWEALLKPSKRTKPGTIIDIHQKGGGVVSIQAEVLADKEDGIKLLRFSDETHLMKLGEVPLPPYIHTPVADPERYQTVYALTNGSVAAPTAGLHFTPELLKRLTEMGVICTYVTLHIGLDTFRPVKEEDPKDHKIHREYGILSKETASAICCAKETGKRVFCVGTSATRLVEQASHLSQTSLITSYSGWADLFILPGYKFRVADCFITNFHLPRSTPLMLTSAFAGWPFLRKAYEKAISEHYRFYSFGDAMLIL
- the hpt gene encoding hypoxanthine phosphoribosyltransferase, with translation MMNRMKLSLFIPKTEIEVYLERLAYEINRDFKDRPLVVIGVLKGSFVFMADLVRRLNMPVELDFVGLASYGKNTQSCGKVHLTRPLNRDIAEKDILVIEDIVDSGLTVSYLLKYLKKRRTNSVKLCALLSKPSRRVCPVEIDYLGCEVEDKFLVGYGLDWAECYRQLPEIFALEEKPDADKP